The Erwinia billingiae Eb661 nucleotide sequence TCAAGGGCACAACCTCCAAGTCGACATCGTTTACGGCGTGGACTACCAGGGTATCTAATCCTGTTTGCTCCCCACGCTTTCGCACCTGAGCGTCAGTCTTTGTCCAGGGGGCCGCCTTCGCCACCGGTATTCCTCCAGATCTCTACGCATTTCACCGCTACACCTGGAATTCTACCCCCCTCTACAAGACTCTAGCCTGCCAGTTTCAAATGCAGTTCCCAGGTTAAGCCCGGGGATTTCACATCTGACTTGACAGACCGCCTGCGTGCGCTTTACGCCCAGTAATTCCGATTAACGCTTGCACCCTCCGTATTACCGCGGCTGCTGGCACGGAGTTAGCCGGTGCTTCTTCTGCGGGTAACGTCAATCGACAAGGTTATTAACCTTATCGCCTTCCTCCCCGCTGAAAGTACTTTACAACCCGAAGGCCTTCTTCATACACGCGGCATGGCTGCATCAGGCTTGCGCCCATTGTGCAATATTCCCCACTGCTGCCTCCCGTAGGAGTCTGGACCGTGTCTCAGTTCCAGTGTGGCTGGTCATCCTCTCAGACCAGCTAGGGATCGTCGCCTAGGTGAGCCATTACCCCACCTACTAGCTAATCCCATCTGGGCACATCCGATGGTGTGAGGCCCGAAGGTCCCCCACTTTGGTCCGAAGACGTTATGCGGTATTAGCTACCGTTTCCAGTAGTTATCCCCCTCCATCAGGCAGTTTCCCAGACATTACTCACCCGTCCGCCACTCGTCACCCGAGAGCAAGCTCTCTGTGCTACCGTTCGACTTGCATGTGTTAGGCCTGCCGCCAGCGTTCAATCTGAGCCATGATCAAACTCTTCAATTAAAAGTTCGATTTGCTGAAACAAGTTCAGCGGTGCTCAAGTGTAAAACGTCATAATGAATTTCATTATGTGTTCACTCTTAAGGCTTGATATTTTTTTGCGCCTTGCGGCGCTGATATCAATCCTGCGAGTGCCCACACAGATTGTCTGATAAATTGTTAAAGAGCGTTGCGGTAAGCGCCTTGGCGCCTTACTGCGAGGTGGCGTATATTACGCTTTCCTCCTTCAGAGTCAACTTCTTTTTGGGAAGTTTTTCTCTGGCGATTCAGCTTCCTGAACCTCTGACCCGGTGACTCGTAAGTCGTTGTTCCGTGTCAGTGGATGCGCATTATAGGGATCCCATTTCAGAGCACAAGGCTTTTTTCGATCTTTCTATTTGGTTGCTGGATTTTCACGCTTTCCGCTGAGATCTCAGACGATCCGCACAAAATTACCGCAAAATAATCGACAGTTATTGATCGGTAAACCCCTGCCGCACTACCCTTCAGGGATCCTATTGCAGAGAGGTAGTTATGTCAGGGAACCTAAGATCGTTTAAAAACACCCGCCCGCAGCTCGGCCAGCGCGTAATGGTCGATGCTTCAAGCGTGGTGGTAGGCGAAGTGGACTTGCAGGACGATGTCAGTATCTGGCCACTGGTTGCCATCCGCGGAGATGTGAACCGTGTCGTGATCGGCAAACGCAGCAATATTCAGGACGGCAGTGTTTTGCACGTTACCCATAAGTCTTCTTATAACCCTGAAGGCAATCCGCTGATCGTCGGGGAAGATGTCACCGTTGGCCATAAAGCCATGTTGCATGGCTGCACCATTGGCAATCGGGTATTGGTAGGAATGGGATCTATTCTGCTGGATGGGGTAATAGTAGAAGACGATGTGATGATTGGGGCCGGAAGCCTGGTCCCTCCGGGTAAACGTCTGGTGAGTGGCTACCTTTATTTAGGAAGTCCGGTAAGGCAAGCTCGCAAACTGACAGAAGCTGAGGTGGCGGGCCTTCTCTACTCATCGAATAATTATGTCGGCTGGAAAGATGACTACCTTGCTCAGGAAAGCCAGACCCAACCCTGATCGTTTTCTTGCGCGTCTTTAATAGAGGCTTCCGCTTCATCTTCCAGATCCCAACGATGGGCAAGGAAACACGGCACTATTGCCAGCTCATTACCGTAGCGGCGAACCATCGTTTCGCCGCTGATCGCACAGGTAAGCAGGAAGCCATTCACCAGGGCTGGAAAACAAACCGCCTTTTCTGTCTCGTCCCACCATTCCCTGTCGGGAAACTGGATAGCCTGATTCACGCGCTGAGTTCTGCCTTTAATACCGCAATGACCGGAGTAATATCGGGTAGCTTGCCGTGCCATAAAAAGAATGAGTGAGCCGCTTGCCCCACCAGCATTCCCAAACCATCTGCCATAGCCACAGCTCCATGCTGCTGGCACCAGTTCAGAAAAGGTGTCGTCGTAGCCAGGTAGAACATATCGTAACAACGGGTTTTTTCAGTGATCAGTGATGATGGCAATGCCGGAATATCCCCACCAATCCCGCTGGATGTGGCATTGATGATCAAATCAAAGTGTTCGCCATCAAGTTGATCCATCGCTTTCGCCTGAATACCACCAGCGTGTTGGAATACTTCGGCGAGGATCTGCGCTTTAGATACCGTGCGGTTGGTGATGGTCAGTGAACAGCCAAACGACAATAAAGGAAGGATCACGCCACGAGCGGCACCTCCAGCACCTACTAACAGAATACGATCGCCCGGTTTGATCAGATTCAGTCGTTCCAGATCCGTCAGCAAACCAATGCCGTCGGTGTTGTCACCTAACAAACGGCCATCCTCCTGTTTTTTCACCGTGTTGACGGCACCGGCCAGAGAAGCACGTTCGGTCAACTCATCGGCTCTCTCGTAAGCCTGCTCCTTGAATGGCAAGGTAACGTTGGCTCCTTTGCCGCCCTGCGCCATAAACTCTGATAAGGAAGCAATGAACTCATCAACAGGCGCACAGATGCGACCATAAACATGAGAGATGCCGGTCTGCTCAGCAAAAAGCTGGTGAATACGCGGTGATTTGCTGTGATTGATCGGATTTCCGAAAACGGCAAAGGTGTGCATCTTATTTCCTGTTATCCCTGACGAATGAGTTCGCCGGTTAAAACATCCCGAATCTCTGACGGATTCAGCCGACCGCCGGTATTTCCCAGAAAGACCGGGAAGTCAGATCCAAACTGCTGATGAACTTCAGCGGCAGTACGGCAGGGTTCAAGCCCGGTTAAATTCGCGCTGGTAGACACCAGCGGTTTACCAAAGCCCAAACAGAGACGCTGCACATCAGGATGGTCAGTGACTCTGACTGCCAGAGAATCAAAACGGCCAGTCAGCCAGCGAGGAGTTGAGGTGCGCGAAGGCATCACCCAGGTAACCGGGCCCGGCCACGAGGCGAACATCTTCTCTTTCTGCGCATCAGTAAGGCCGAGATCGTCGATGTAGGGCTGAAGCTGAGCATAATTTGCAGCGATAAGGATCAGCCCTTTCTCCACAGGCCGCTGCTTTAATGCCAACAAAGCCATTACCGCTGACTCACTGTCGGGATTGCACCCCAGGCCAAAAACAGCCTCGGTAGGATAGGCAATGACGGCATTTTGCCGAAGTTGGTGAATACAGGCTTCTACAGAACCTGGGACGGACTCATTCTTCACTGCTGGT carries:
- a CDS encoding DUF1488 family protein produces the protein MNQAIQFPDREWWDETEKAVCFPALVNGFLLTCAISGETMVRRYGNELAIVPCFLAHRWDLEDEAEASIKDAQENDQGWVWLS
- a CDS encoding gamma carbonic anhydrase family protein, with translation MSGNLRSFKNTRPQLGQRVMVDASSVVVGEVDLQDDVSIWPLVAIRGDVNRVVIGKRSNIQDGSVLHVTHKSSYNPEGNPLIVGEDVTVGHKAMLHGCTIGNRVLVGMGSILLDGVIVEDDVMIGAGSLVPPGKRLVSGYLYLGSPVRQARKLTEAEVAGLLYSSNNYVGWKDDYLAQESQTQP
- the tsaC gene encoding L-threonylcarbamoyladenylate synthase type 1 TsaC; its protein translation is MKNESVPGSVEACIHQLRQNAVIAYPTEAVFGLGCNPDSESAVMALLALKQRPVEKGLILIAANYAQLQPYIDDLGLTDAQKEKMFASWPGPVTWVMPSRTSTPRWLTGRFDSLAVRVTDHPDVQRLCLGFGKPLVSTSANLTGLEPCRTAAEVHQQFGSDFPVFLGNTGGRLNPSEIRDVLTGELIRQG
- the aroE gene encoding shikimate dehydrogenase, whose protein sequence is MHTFAVFGNPINHSKSPRIHQLFAEQTGISHVYGRICAPVDEFIASLSEFMAQGGKGANVTLPFKEQAYERADELTERASLAGAVNTVKKQEDGRLLGDNTDGIGLLTDLERLNLIKPGDRILLVGAGGAARGVILPLLSFGCSLTITNRTVSKAQILAEVFQHAGGIQAKAMDQLDGEHFDLIINATSSGIGGDIPALPSSLITEKTRCYDMFYLATTTPFLNWCQQHGAVAMADGLGMLVGQAAHSFFLWHGKLPDITPVIAVLKAELSA